A single window of uncultured Methanospirillum sp. DNA harbors:
- a CDS encoding DUF4422 domain-containing protein: MNEKINETAIVNDFASIYISYHKPAVIIENEIFHPIQSGKATSTIDLKIMGDDTGDNISEMGNQLNELTILYWMWKNDLTHSYLGLCHYRRIFSFNPNKNKIIRDETEKISFLDNNSYNDFGWCESSILEEIKKNDIIVSRYWDNPCGGSQGKHYQQFHGEDAYNRLINGVKRYAPDYYPYLESCLSGRKLIIGHMFVMRRDILNEYCNWLFPLLKKITPEVDPSATTTYNLRQGFAAERLFHIFIEKIKTERKDIKIKHLPFIFIEDTDPEILSLPRIQSNKKVIPIVTSVNETNFDVFTVLLESIIKVRGHENFYDIIILTDEISNNKKRTLDDHVLNYDNIKIRYFKMNRQLLKKELNYGPEITREKFFKLKIPAILPEYEKVIYVDYHTIFLEDPALLFTVDIKQCYAAVTYCLKQLSYCTTNRILNYLNKEFSFKEYKKIILNFQNQKDNNIFHTGLMVLNLYKIRQDKVDQKTLYLFNRDNYYFGDQDIFNICFKDRIKYLDLSWNLVPIVDDEITNSLPDIYAKNYNKALERPMLINFALFNTMPWIHQNVLLQEKFWSIARYSPFYESIFLRFVNNCIEKSFNLDCGNTNKNFFDQIHTLIWRIKDYSIKELAEKIFQKLKYIIILRKSKLLDPN, translated from the coding sequence ATGAATGAGAAAATAAATGAAACTGCTATTGTTAACGATTTTGCTTCAATCTATATATCTTACCATAAACCTGCGGTTATTATTGAAAATGAAATATTTCATCCAATTCAATCTGGAAAGGCAACATCGACTATAGATCTAAAAATTATGGGGGATGATACTGGAGATAATATTTCTGAAATGGGTAATCAGTTAAATGAACTTACAATCCTTTATTGGATGTGGAAAAATGACCTAACACACTCTTATTTAGGTCTTTGCCACTATCGACGAATATTTAGTTTTAATCCAAATAAGAATAAAATTATCCGAGATGAAACAGAAAAAATATCCTTTTTAGATAACAATTCGTACAATGATTTTGGATGGTGTGAATCTTCTATTTTGGAGGAAATAAAAAAAAATGACATCATCGTTTCAAGATATTGGGATAATCCTTGTGGGGGTAGTCAAGGCAAGCACTATCAACAATTTCATGGAGAGGATGCTTACAATAGACTCATTAATGGAGTAAAAAGATATGCTCCAGATTATTATCCGTATCTTGAATCCTGCTTATCTGGCCGAAAATTAATTATTGGCCATATGTTTGTTATGCGACGCGATATACTAAATGAATATTGTAACTGGCTTTTCCCCTTATTAAAAAAAATTACGCCAGAAGTTGATCCTTCTGCAACTACAACTTATAACCTTCGTCAAGGATTTGCAGCAGAACGCTTGTTTCATATATTCATTGAAAAAATAAAAACCGAAAGAAAGGATATTAAAATTAAACATCTTCCATTTATATTTATTGAAGATACAGATCCAGAGATATTATCTCTCCCTAGAATACAAAGTAATAAAAAAGTAATCCCGATTGTAACATCAGTAAATGAAACAAATTTTGATGTTTTTACAGTTCTATTAGAATCCATAATCAAAGTAAGAGGTCATGAGAATTTTTACGATATAATTATTCTTACTGATGAGATCTCTAATAATAAAAAAAGAACACTCGATGATCATGTTTTAAATTATGATAATATTAAAATTCGCTATTTTAAAATGAACCGACAATTATTAAAAAAAGAGTTGAATTATGGGCCCGAAATTACTCGCGAAAAATTTTTTAAATTAAAAATTCCAGCAATATTACCTGAATATGAAAAGGTTATTTATGTCGATTATCACACCATATTTTTAGAAGACCCAGCACTTCTTTTTACTGTAGACATTAAGCAATGCTATGCTGCAGTAACCTATTGTCTTAAACAATTGTCTTATTGTACAACAAATAGAATTTTGAATTATTTGAATAAAGAATTTTCATTTAAAGAATACAAAAAAATAATCTTAAATTTTCAAAACCAGAAAGATAATAATATTTTTCATACGGGATTAATGGTTCTGAATTTGTATAAAATACGACAAGATAAGGTAGACCAAAAAACCCTTTATCTTTTTAATCGCGATAATTATTATTTCGGAGACCAGGATATATTTAATATCTGTTTCAAGGATAGAATTAAATATTTAGATTTATCATGGAATTTAGTTCCGATAGTTGATGATGAGATAACCAATTCTCTACCTGATATATATGCAAAAAACTACAATAAAGCGTTAGAAAGACCCATGTTGATTAATTTTGCTCTATTTAATACAATGCCATGGATACATCAAAATGTATTATTACAGGAGAAATTCTGGAGTATTGCAAGATATTCACCATTTTATGAATCAATATTTCTAAGATTCGTTAATAATTGCATTGAGAAATCATTTAACCTAGATTGCGGTAATACTAATAAAAATTTTTTTGATCAAATCCATACTCTTATTTGGAGAATTAAAGATTATTCTATTAAAGAACTAGCGGAAAAAATATTTCAGAAGTTAAAATATATAATTATTCTCCGAAAAAGCAAATTGTTAGATCCTAATTAG
- the glf gene encoding UDP-galactopyranose mutase: MGLIKKVLIVGAGLSGSVIARELAEHNFDVTVMESRNHIAGNCYSKRDKETGINVHIYGPHIFHTDNKRVWKYIQKFDTIVPYVCRVKANTGGRVYSLPINLHTINQFFGENFSPKEAQEFIAKRADKSIDNPISFEEQALKYIGKELYGAFFYGYPIKQWGFHPSKLPASILQRLPIRFNYEDNYYNHTFQGIPKTGYTHIVEGILNHKNIKILLGVKFFRSDADKYDFVFYSGPIDGWFDYAFGRLAYRTLKFEEIRADGDIQGCAVMSYPDLSHPYTRIHEHKYFTPWEKHEKTIAFREYSSLCKPDEIPYYPIRLVEEQETLQKYLNEAASVKNVAFIGRLGTYRYLDMDVTIAEALQTADDFLKKTV; the protein is encoded by the coding sequence ATGGGTTTAATAAAAAAAGTTCTTATAGTCGGGGCAGGATTATCTGGGTCTGTTATTGCTCGGGAACTAGCGGAGCATAACTTCGATGTTACCGTTATGGAGTCCCGAAATCACATTGCAGGAAACTGTTATTCAAAACGGGACAAAGAAACAGGGATAAATGTTCATATCTATGGCCCACACATTTTTCATACAGATAATAAACGCGTTTGGAAGTATATCCAAAAGTTTGATACCATTGTTCCATATGTATGTCGCGTGAAAGCGAATACCGGGGGGCGCGTATATAGCCTTCCTATCAATCTTCATACTATCAATCAATTCTTTGGTGAAAATTTCAGTCCGAAAGAAGCACAAGAATTTATTGCAAAAAGGGCAGATAAATCAATAGATAATCCTATTAGTTTTGAAGAACAAGCTTTAAAATATATAGGCAAAGAATTATATGGGGCTTTTTTTTATGGGTATCCAATAAAACAATGGGGATTTCATCCAAGTAAATTACCGGCATCAATTCTACAACGCTTGCCGATAAGATTTAATTATGAAGACAATTATTATAATCATACATTTCAAGGTATTCCAAAAACTGGCTATACACATATAGTTGAAGGTATACTAAATCATAAAAACATAAAAATTTTACTTGGTGTAAAATTTTTTCGGAGTGATGCAGATAAGTATGATTTTGTCTTTTATAGTGGACCAATTGATGGTTGGTTTGATTATGCATTTGGTCGTTTAGCCTACAGAACCCTTAAGTTTGAAGAAATTCGTGCCGACGGAGACATCCAAGGATGCGCGGTAATGAGTTATCCAGATTTGTCTCATCCCTATACGCGAATACATGAGCACAAGTATTTTACCCCTTGGGAGAAACACGAAAAAACAATTGCCTTTAGGGAATATAGTAGCCTTTGCAAACCAGATGAAATCCCCTATTACCCGATCAGGCTAGTTGAGGAGCAAGAAACCTTGCAAAAATACCTCAATGAAGCGGCTTCTGTGAAAAATGTCGCCTTTATTGGACGTTTAGGTACATATCGTTATCTCGACATGGACGTCACTATTGCTGAAGCACTACAAACGGCAGATGATTTTTTAAAAAAAACGGTATGA
- a CDS encoding glycosyltransferase family 2 protein, which yields MEDDPLKVCIVTNDFPDVGVHGETGSILFFLAKKLIKCQFQVKIVYNNPVIDSNKIHEIKDKILKKHGINIDILDISQYWNWIPEYFRSPKAVYEYFMTSSEKFDVILFPDSGFEGYYCLKCRKSMPCFDKSLIGIICTGSTQWINEHQQDPIGYNNAIKLDFERACMGLAEFVISPYQYLIDWMEERKWITPKMKIVLPSILHSVNEWNYDLNQTTSIKYIDEIVFAGDIYNQSDFSVVIAGLKLLPKSQFTNTKITLLGNLSQIQIHKITEINCLNSSQLTQLRIIDTKNQAEAIEYLTGNKQFVVINQTTDIFPHMINACVQKNIPFICTNSGGLKELIHPKDHDWALFHPRPQSLVNQLQFVMQQENLSIPLLSEQVLTSFDDTYEIIANLANQAREKPSINCKIINNLVSVIIPTYNRPKLLEKAVESALTQTYQNVEIIIVDDGSTDRDVPPLLDELQKMNKIHIIRKENAYLGAARNAGVQAAKGEYIVFLDDDNALFPEFVERCLQILNKEDSDCVLPAMQRFSLSDPSIFFWTSAGGGCPGQFMATSILLENHYGDAGMLIKKSVCLEFPFLEYYKRGWTDWALLLDLHLSKVKISYYPRPLYHYLVSPDSMLQSNPVYKNFQVLTHILHKQGKTDVSLLAELFRFCETPEQEYARQKLTQERDQLTQERDRLVELNHFLSVTMRGYDIPLFSFFIRIQLFLAKKFVEKVRKKL from the coding sequence ATGGAAGATGACCCACTAAAAGTATGTATCGTCACTAATGATTTCCCTGATGTCGGAGTTCATGGAGAAACTGGGTCAATATTGTTCTTTTTAGCAAAAAAACTAATAAAATGTCAATTTCAAGTTAAAATTGTGTACAATAACCCTGTAATTGATAGTAATAAAATCCATGAAATTAAGGACAAGATTCTAAAAAAACACGGAATTAATATAGATATTCTCGACATTAGTCAATACTGGAACTGGATTCCAGAGTATTTTAGAAGCCCTAAAGCCGTATATGAATATTTTATGACTTCGTCTGAAAAATTTGATGTAATTCTTTTTCCAGACTCCGGATTTGAAGGGTATTATTGCCTTAAATGTAGGAAATCTATGCCCTGTTTTGACAAAAGTCTTATTGGAATAATATGTACCGGTTCAACACAGTGGATAAACGAACATCAACAGGATCCTATTGGTTATAATAATGCGATAAAATTAGATTTTGAACGTGCCTGCATGGGTTTAGCAGAATTTGTAATATCGCCATATCAATATTTGATAGATTGGATGGAGGAGAGAAAATGGATAACTCCTAAAATGAAAATAGTACTTCCTTCTATCCTGCATTCTGTAAATGAATGGAATTATGATCTAAACCAGACAACTTCTATCAAATATATCGATGAAATTGTTTTTGCCGGAGATATTTACAACCAATCAGATTTTTCTGTAGTGATCGCTGGATTGAAACTCCTCCCCAAATCACAATTCACTAACACTAAAATTACATTACTAGGGAATTTATCTCAGATCCAGATTCACAAAATTACCGAAATAAATTGTTTGAATTCATCACAATTAACTCAACTTCGAATAATTGATACTAAAAATCAGGCAGAAGCAATAGAGTATCTTACTGGCAATAAGCAATTTGTTGTAATAAACCAAACCACAGATATTTTCCCGCATATGATTAATGCCTGTGTACAAAAGAATATCCCGTTTATATGCACCAATAGTGGTGGATTGAAAGAATTAATCCATCCAAAGGATCATGATTGGGCCCTCTTTCATCCAAGACCACAATCTTTGGTTAATCAACTTCAATTCGTAATGCAACAAGAAAACCTTTCTATTCCACTACTTTCAGAACAGGTCCTTACCTCATTTGATGATACATATGAAATTATCGCTAATCTTGCAAACCAAGCTCGAGAAAAACCGTCAATTAATTGTAAAATTATTAACAACCTCGTATCAGTAATTATTCCCACATACAATCGTCCAAAACTATTAGAAAAAGCAGTAGAATCTGCTTTGACACAAACATATCAGAATGTTGAAATAATAATTGTTGATGATGGGAGTACGGATCGAGATGTTCCTCCATTGCTGGATGAACTTCAAAAAATGAATAAAATTCATATTATTCGTAAAGAAAATGCCTATCTTGGTGCTGCAAGGAATGCCGGAGTTCAGGCAGCGAAAGGAGAATATATCGTTTTTTTAGATGATGATAACGCTCTTTTCCCGGAATTCGTAGAAAGATGTCTTCAAATTCTCAATAAGGAAGATTCTGATTGTGTTCTGCCTGCAATGCAACGGTTTAGTCTTTCAGATCCTTCAATTTTTTTCTGGACTTCAGCAGGAGGTGGTTGCCCAGGTCAGTTTATGGCAACGAGTATTTTACTGGAAAATCATTATGGTGATGCTGGAATGTTAATAAAAAAGAGTGTTTGTTTAGAATTCCCCTTTTTAGAGTACTATAAAAGAGGATGGACAGACTGGGCACTCTTACTCGATCTTCATCTTTCAAAAGTTAAAATATCATATTATCCAAGACCGTTATATCATTACTTGGTATCCCCGGATTCAATGCTACAGAGCAACCCTGTATATAAAAATTTTCAAGTACTTACTCATATTCTTCATAAACAAGGGAAAACTGATGTTTCGCTTCTTGCAGAATTATTTAGGTTTTGTGAAACCCCGGAACAAGAATATGCCCGGCAAAAATTAACTCAAGAGAGAGATCAATTAACTCAAGAGAGGGATCGTTTAGTAGAGTTAAATCATTTTTTATCTGTTACAATGAGGGGTTATGATATCCCCCTATTTTCGTTCTTTATACGGATACAACTGTTTTTAGCAAAAAAATTTGTTGAAAAAGTGAGAAAGAAATTATGA
- a CDS encoding NAD-dependent epimerase/dehydratase family protein yields MQQKILITGCAGFIGSHLTEKLLADGNSVIGIDCFRDYYDPMIKERNISGFVNHPNFTLIREDICLMDSFPDVVYIFHLAAQAGVRASWGSSFDRYTHDNIIATQRLLEWYKDKKELKRFVFASSSSVYGNAPFYPITEDIKPQPISPYGVTKLASEHLCRLYHVNYGLPTVSLRYFTVYGPRQRPDMAIHKFMRAIKEGKEIEIYGDGTQMRDFTYVDDVVQANLLAAENGVPGEVYNISGGNWVELKKLIHMIEAVTQENAIIVWTNKQKGDVKDTWADTLHVKNDIGWFPAIEIDNGLKRMKDWMFYENIS; encoded by the coding sequence ATGCAACAGAAAATACTGATAACAGGCTGTGCTGGATTTATTGGAAGCCATCTTACAGAAAAACTTCTTGCTGATGGAAATTCAGTCATTGGGATTGACTGCTTCCGGGATTATTATGATCCTATGATAAAAGAGCGAAATATTTCCGGATTTGTCAATCATCCAAACTTCACCCTCATTCGAGAAGACATCTGTCTGATGGACTCTTTTCCTGATGTGGTTTATATCTTTCACCTTGCAGCCCAGGCAGGGGTCCGGGCATCCTGGGGGAGTTCATTTGATAGGTACACTCATGATAATATCATAGCCACCCAGCGACTTCTTGAATGGTATAAAGATAAGAAAGAATTAAAAAGGTTTGTATTTGCATCCTCTTCTTCTGTATATGGAAATGCTCCTTTTTATCCCATTACTGAAGATATTAAACCTCAACCGATTTCTCCATACGGAGTCACCAAACTAGCATCCGAACATTTGTGTAGGTTATATCATGTGAATTATGGTCTCCCTACCGTTTCACTTCGATATTTTACAGTGTATGGGCCTAGACAACGGCCCGATATGGCAATTCATAAGTTCATGCGTGCTATTAAAGAAGGTAAGGAAATTGAGATCTATGGGGATGGGACTCAAATGAGAGATTTTACATATGTGGATGATGTTGTCCAAGCAAATCTCCTAGCTGCTGAAAATGGAGTGCCTGGTGAGGTGTATAATATCAGTGGAGGTAATTGGGTTGAACTTAAGAAATTGATCCATATGATAGAAGCAGTTACTCAAGAAAATGCAATAATTGTTTGGACTAATAAACAGAAAGGTGATGTTAAAGATACTTGGGCGGATACCCTCCATGTGAAGAATGATATCGGATGGTTTCCTGCAATTGAGATTGATAATGGGTTGAAGCGTATGAAGGATTGGATGTTTTATGAAAATATATCCTGA
- a CDS encoding glycosyltransferase produces MSKKISLSLFFTGGVSLQTWDQTGLLNRELAIYHHLRLQSIQTRLITYGHPTDQEYAKKVSPLKIITTPWYPNSLETSRRLMLKNFPSLFCSDVLKTNQILGSDIAVKVKKIFKKPLITRCGYLHSIFTREHYIDQQVIDSAIKLEAEAFQAADESVVTTSSQRDYVIRNYSLDPEKVHVIPNYVDTNLFSPNPKRQKKWDLIFVGRSDSQKNLFNLLDAISLLSERGNQINLLLIGGSGQDPVLTDYIKKYNLPVTQISNVPNWELPTYLNASRAFILPSLYEGHPKALLEAMSCGLPCIGTPVPGIQEEIIHEINGYLAYDTSSSSLSSAIQSILDDNYLCMKTGQNAREYILSHYSIDYISDQESQLIKHMVNNW; encoded by the coding sequence ATGAGCAAAAAAATTTCTCTCTCTTTATTTTTTACCGGTGGGGTAAGCCTTCAGACATGGGATCAAACTGGCCTTTTAAATAGGGAGCTTGCAATATATCACCATTTGAGATTACAGAGTATTCAAACACGACTAATTACGTATGGACATCCTACTGATCAGGAGTATGCCAAAAAGGTGTCTCCATTAAAAATTATTACTACTCCTTGGTATCCCAATTCGCTTGAAACATCAAGACGATTAATGCTAAAAAATTTTCCATCATTATTCTGTTCTGATGTTCTAAAAACCAACCAGATTTTGGGGTCAGATATTGCGGTAAAAGTAAAAAAAATATTTAAAAAACCTCTAATAACGAGGTGTGGTTACCTTCATAGTATTTTTACCCGTGAACATTATATCGATCAACAAGTAATTGATTCAGCAATAAAACTAGAGGCAGAGGCATTTCAAGCAGCAGACGAATCGGTAGTGACAACATCCTCACAGCGTGATTATGTTATCAGAAATTACTCACTAGATCCTGAAAAAGTCCATGTGATTCCAAATTACGTGGACACAAATCTTTTTTCTCCAAATCCCAAACGCCAGAAGAAGTGGGATCTCATATTTGTAGGACGATCTGATTCACAAAAAAATTTATTTAACCTTCTTGACGCAATATCATTGTTATCAGAGCGGGGTAATCAAATAAATCTTCTTTTAATTGGAGGTTCTGGTCAGGATCCTGTTTTGACTGATTATATAAAAAAATACAATCTCCCGGTCACTCAGATTTCGAATGTGCCAAATTGGGAATTACCCACTTATTTGAATGCATCACGAGCATTTATTCTTCCATCCTTATATGAAGGACATCCGAAAGCTCTTCTCGAAGCGATGAGTTGTGGTTTGCCTTGTATTGGGACTCCTGTCCCTGGTATTCAGGAAGAGATTATTCATGAAATTAATGGATATCTGGCATATGATACGTCCTCGTCCTCTCTCTCTTCTGCAATTCAGAGTATACTCGATGATAACTATCTTTGTATGAAAACTGGGCAGAATGCCAGAGAATATATTTTATCTCATTATAGTATAGATTATATAAGTGATCAAGAGTCTCAACTTATAAAACATATGGTGAATAATTGGTGA
- a CDS encoding class I SAM-dependent methyltransferase yields the protein MIHNLFRKKPDKIPSFPTIDSIITMIQEKLSHCSPEEEIRFLLELDNRLYPLIGQASIRYGDGIHTKHRHIKYHDFFIRNIQPGERVLDLGCGNGTCAYDIALNIPDSIVTGIDINHDSIQYARENYSCKNLLFKEADITRIKLANEYDVIVLSNVLEHINERVSFLESIQKNLKPSRWLIRVPVYERDWMVPLKDDLGIDYRLDPTHYIEYKKRELENELNDAELKILSVEHGWGEVWCVVVSSLFIREN from the coding sequence GTGATTCATAATTTATTTAGAAAAAAACCTGATAAAATCCCGTCTTTTCCAACGATAGATTCAATCATTACGATGATTCAAGAAAAATTGAGTCATTGTTCTCCTGAAGAAGAAATCAGGTTTTTATTAGAACTGGATAATCGTCTTTATCCATTAATTGGTCAGGCATCAATAAGATATGGTGACGGTATCCATACGAAACACCGTCATATCAAGTATCACGATTTTTTTATCCGAAATATTCAACCCGGAGAACGTGTCTTGGATCTTGGATGCGGAAATGGTACCTGTGCCTATGATATTGCTCTTAATATTCCTGATTCTATCGTGACCGGGATTGATATCAATCATGATTCTATCCAATATGCTCGAGAGAACTATTCCTGCAAGAATTTATTATTTAAAGAAGCGGATATCACCCGGATTAAACTAGCAAATGAGTATGATGTAATTGTTCTATCCAACGTGCTTGAACATATTAATGAGCGTGTATCGTTTTTAGAATCGATCCAGAAGAATTTAAAGCCTTCACGGTGGTTGATCAGAGTACCGGTTTATGAACGGGACTGGATGGTTCCCCTTAAGGATGACCTGGGTATTGATTATCGGTTGGACCCAACTCATTATATCGAGTATAAGAAAAGGGAACTAGAAAATGAATTGAATGATGCGGAATTAAAAATTTTGAGTGTTGAGCATGGATGGGGGGAGGTGTGGTGTGTTGTTGTATCATCTTTATTTATTAGGGAGAACTAA
- a CDS encoding ABC transporter permease gives MKNQIIPLIITLVKRDIVGKYRQATFGSLYAIIQPVGFLLTFFLLGKVVGVNSEGIPYVLMLLTGLVPWLFFCNSINASTGVIRMNADLIKKMPVTKEIFLIVGIIVAFVDFLVSSILLIIVAIYYQIPLTLALLWLPVIIAVLVLLILGLGFIVAAISAIRTDLQFLLPFLLQLWMFASPVIYPLKQVPESVVGLYKFNPITGIVESFRIVIAYGHAPDMQIFGISILAGIILILIGWPLFRYYGQFFADVI, from the coding sequence ATGAAAAATCAGATCATTCCCTTGATTATTACCCTTGTAAAGAGAGATATTGTTGGAAAATATCGTCAGGCAACATTTGGATCACTATATGCAATTATCCAACCGGTTGGTTTTTTGCTGACTTTCTTCCTCCTCGGAAAAGTTGTGGGTGTAAATTCTGAAGGTATACCTTACGTTCTTATGTTATTAACTGGGCTCGTTCCTTGGCTTTTTTTTTGTAATAGTATTAATGCTTCAACAGGCGTAATCCGAATGAATGCTGATTTAATAAAAAAGATGCCGGTAACAAAAGAGATATTTCTGATTGTTGGAATAATAGTTGCTTTTGTTGATTTTCTCGTCTCATCAATACTATTGATTATTGTCGCAATTTATTATCAAATTCCATTAACGCTGGCATTATTGTGGCTTCCTGTCATTATTGCTGTATTAGTTCTTTTGATATTGGGCCTCGGGTTTATTGTTGCTGCAATAAGTGCAATTAGGACAGACCTTCAGTTTTTACTGCCATTTCTGCTTCAATTATGGATGTTTGCTTCACCTGTTATTTACCCGCTAAAACAGGTTCCAGAATCTGTTGTTGGTTTATATAAATTTAATCCAATTACTGGAATCGTCGAGTCATTTCGTATTGTTATTGCATATGGTCATGCTCCTGATATGCAAATATTTGGAATATCAATATTGGCTGGTATCATCCTTATATTGATTGGATGGCCGTTATTTCGATATTATGGACAATTCTTTGCGGATGTGATCTGA
- a CDS encoding ABC transporter ATP-binding protein, producing the protein MDKEDDIAISVEELWKRYGVENPEILYKVDQTISRITGKPQRDDIWALRDISFKVRKGETFGIIGRNGAGKSTLLKVLSGVTPPSRGSIIINGTIFPMIELNAGMHMDFSGRENVRLLGTIMGLESKKIDLLMNEIIEFCELGEWFDRPVRHYSSGMIARLGFGVGVNINADILIIDEVLSVGDFSFQRKCFNKMEKIRNDGVTIIFVSHNIRMVNRLCERTLYLESGKIVNIGDSDEICHLYYNNEISREYTVQKKVVVEDYRGTGEIICENLDLIDRNNQSIENVYLYEDLIIQINYNAIIPVFDPIFVIGIYTPDNVQAIIVSSIREEKLGLISGKGNIICKIKKINLLPGTYWIRVGITLFDGRVCYKKENLKCFKISSADDIEQVHAGLLVPTVFWKYNDNY; encoded by the coding sequence ATGGATAAAGAAGATGACATTGCAATATCAGTAGAAGAACTGTGGAAACGGTATGGTGTTGAGAACCCTGAAATACTTTATAAAGTAGATCAAACAATATCTCGAATAACAGGAAAACCACAGAGAGATGATATTTGGGCACTTAGGGATATTTCCTTCAAGGTAAGGAAAGGGGAAACCTTTGGAATTATTGGCCGGAATGGTGCAGGAAAAAGCACATTACTCAAGGTTTTAAGTGGGGTTACTCCACCATCCCGAGGTTCAATTATTATAAATGGGACAATTTTTCCTATGATTGAATTAAATGCTGGAATGCATATGGATTTTTCTGGGAGAGAAAATGTCAGGCTACTGGGAACAATAATGGGATTGGAGTCGAAAAAAATCGATTTGTTGATGAATGAGATTATAGAATTCTGCGAGCTCGGTGAATGGTTTGACCGGCCAGTGAGACATTACTCCAGTGGGATGATTGCCCGTTTAGGATTTGGGGTAGGTGTTAACATAAATGCAGATATTCTAATCATAGATGAAGTTTTATCAGTTGGGGATTTTTCATTTCAACGTAAATGCTTCAATAAAATGGAAAAAATTCGAAATGATGGAGTGACTATCATTTTTGTTTCACATAATATTCGGATGGTCAACAGGCTTTGTGAACGAACTCTCTATCTTGAAAGTGGTAAGATAGTAAATATTGGAGATTCGGATGAAATTTGTCATCTCTATTATAACAATGAAATATCTAGGGAATACACTGTTCAAAAGAAAGTTGTAGTTGAAGATTATCGTGGAACTGGTGAAATCATCTGTGAAAATCTAGATCTAATTGATCGCAATAACCAATCAATAGAAAATGTATATCTTTATGAAGATTTGATCATTCAAATCAACTATAATGCAATTATTCCAGTATTTGACCCAATTTTTGTAATTGGAATTTATACTCCTGATAATGTTCAAGCCATAATTGTATCAAGTATTCGAGAGGAAAAATTAGGTTTAATTTCAGGGAAAGGAAATATTATCTGTAAGATAAAAAAAATTAACCTTTTACCGGGTACATATTGGATAAGGGTAGGAATTACATTATTTGATGGACGTGTTTGTTATAAAAAAGAAAATTTAAAGTGCTTTAAAATTTCTTCTGCAGATGATATTGAACAAGTCCATGCTGGATTACTAGTACCCACTGTATTTTGGAAATATAATGACAATTATTAA
- a CDS encoding IS1634 family transposase: MNFDDVYVAGSDKTIGHLGLVAGSYDELEIGRIIDQFIPKKGPHILTHGNIVKAMVINGLGYVERRLYLFPAFFTDIAVKRLINNDITPEQLNDDTMGRTLDAIAAYGSTELFNQIVSDCLKRDQLAINLVNDDTTNFSVHGEYDSDSNTEEIEITYGHPKDGRWDLKRFVLGMATNQYGIPLMLQTFSGNESDKKSLLRMITGVKENLKTDEKVFHVADAAFYTEENLQTLVPLATLFYK; the protein is encoded by the coding sequence ATGAATTTTGATGACGTCTATGTTGCTGGTTCAGATAAGACAATTGGTCATCTCGGTTTAGTGGCTGGGAGTTATGATGAATTAGAAATCGGTAGAATAATCGATCAGTTCATTCCCAAAAAAGGTCCTCATATCCTTACTCACGGTAACATCGTCAAAGCTATGGTTATCAATGGTCTTGGATATGTCGAGCGTCGTTTATATCTCTTTCCTGCCTTTTTCACAGATATAGCCGTTAAACGGCTCATTAATAATGACATCACGCCCGAACAACTGAATGATGATACCATGGGCAGGACCCTGGATGCAATTGCAGCTTATGGTTCAACAGAATTATTCAATCAAATTGTGTCTGATTGTCTTAAAAGAGACCAATTGGCTATCAATTTGGTGAATGATGATACAACAAATTTCAGTGTACATGGAGAATATGATTCTGACTCCAATACCGAAGAGATTGAGATTACCTATGGCCATCCTAAAGATGGCCGGTGGGATCTAAAAAGGTTCGTTTTGGGTATGGCTACCAATCAATATGGCATTCCTCTCATGCTTCAGACATTTTCTGGGAATGAATCAGATAAAAAGTCTCTATTGAGAATGATAACTGGCGTTAAGGAGAACCTAAAAACTGATGAGAAGGTTTTCCATGTGGCTGATGCCGCGTTTTATACTGAAGAGAATCTCCAGACGCTAGTGCCCCTCGCCACTTTATTCTATAAATAA